One Pantoea eucalypti genomic region harbors:
- a CDS encoding microcin C ABC transporter permease YejB, which translates to MAAYFLRRLLLIIPTLWAIITLNFFIVQIAPGGPVDQALANIEFGQTTGLPGSGAESASSRASFSHINPGDNQYRGARGLDPEVIAEIKKRYGFDKPLWQRYGEMLWNYLRLDFGDSLFRSASVIGLIKESLPVSISLGLWSTLIIYLVSIPLGIRKAVRNGSAFDVWSSAFIIIGYSIPAFLFGIMLIVLFAGGSYLDWFPLRGLTSAQHDTLPWYGKVLDYFWHIALPVLATVIGGFATLTMLTKNAFLDEIRKLYVVTARAKGVPERRILYHHVFRNAMLLVIASFPATFISMFFTSSVLIEVMFSLNGLGLLGYDATLQRDYPVMFGTLYIFTLIGLLMNILSDLTYTLVDPRIDFGSRS; encoded by the coding sequence TTGGCCGCTTACTTTCTGCGCAGACTGCTGCTGATTATCCCGACCTTGTGGGCGATCATCACGCTTAATTTTTTTATCGTGCAAATCGCGCCCGGCGGCCCGGTCGATCAGGCGCTGGCAAATATTGAGTTTGGTCAGACAACCGGCCTGCCCGGCAGCGGGGCGGAGAGCGCCAGTTCACGCGCCAGCTTCAGTCACATTAATCCTGGCGATAATCAGTATCGTGGCGCACGCGGGCTGGATCCTGAAGTGATTGCTGAGATTAAAAAGCGTTACGGCTTCGATAAACCTCTCTGGCAGCGCTACGGCGAGATGCTGTGGAATTACCTGCGTCTGGATTTTGGCGACAGCCTGTTTCGCAGCGCCTCGGTGATCGGGCTGATCAAAGAGAGCCTGCCAGTCTCGATCAGCCTGGGACTCTGGAGCACCCTGATTATTTATCTGGTGTCGATTCCACTGGGGATCCGCAAAGCGGTGCGCAATGGCAGCGCCTTTGATGTCTGGAGCAGCGCCTTTATTATCATCGGCTACTCTATTCCGGCCTTTCTGTTCGGCATCATGCTGATTGTGCTGTTTGCCGGTGGCAGCTATCTCGACTGGTTTCCGCTGCGTGGGCTCACCTCTGCGCAGCACGATACACTGCCCTGGTATGGCAAAGTGCTGGACTACTTCTGGCATATCGCTCTGCCGGTGCTGGCGACAGTGATCGGCGGCTTCGCCACGCTGACCATGCTGACCAAAAACGCCTTTCTGGACGAGATCCGCAAACTCTATGTGGTGACCGCGCGCGCCAAAGGGGTGCCAGAGCGACGCATTCTCTATCATCATGTGTTTCGCAATGCGATGCTGCTGGTGATCGCCAGCTTTCCGGCCACGTTTATCAGCATGTTCTTTACCAGTTCGGTACTCATCGAAGTGATGTTTTCGCTCAACGGGCTTGGGCTGCTCGGCTATGACGCGACATTGCAACGCGACTACCCGGTGATGTTTGGCACGCTCTATATTTTCACGCTGATCGGTCTGCTGATGAATATCCTCAGCGATCTGACTTATACGCTGGTCGATCCCCGCATCGACTTCGGGAGCCGCTCATGA
- the yejF gene encoding microcin C ABC transporter ATP-binding protein YejF produces the protein MTTPLLAINHLSVAFRQGKQLRQVVNDVSLRIDAGETLALVGESGSGKSVTALSVMRLLHEASVIYPSGEILFNGEDLLRAREQRLRGIRGNQIAMIFQEPMVSLNPLHTVEKQLYEVLSLHRGMRRPAARGEILSVLDRVGIRQPATRLNDFPHQLSGGERQRVMIAMALLTEPQLLIADEPTTALDVTVQAQILTLLRELQRELNMGMLFITHNLNIVRQLADNVSVMRNGHIVEQNRCQTLMNQPQHPYSQQLLAAEPEGKAVPLPAASPILLRVGQLQVSFTQRRGLFRRQNSEKRVLSGLSFSLRRGESLGLVGESGSGKSTTGLALLRLIASRGEIWFDGQPLHQLSRQQLLPLRQRIQVVFQDPNSSLNPRMTVQQIIAEGLAVHQPELDSVQQTQRVIAVMEEVGLEAESRHRYPAEFSGGQRQRIAIARALILEPELLVLDEPTSSLDRTVQKQILTLLRRLQQQRQLSYLFISHDLDVVRALCHQLIVLCQGEVVEQGECERLFASPVADYTRELLQSAQLNLQ, from the coding sequence ATGACGACGCCATTGCTTGCTATCAATCATCTTTCAGTCGCCTTTCGTCAGGGCAAGCAGCTTCGACAGGTCGTGAATGACGTGTCGCTGCGCATTGACGCAGGTGAAACGCTGGCGCTGGTGGGTGAGTCTGGTTCCGGCAAGAGCGTCACCGCGCTGTCGGTAATGCGACTGCTGCATGAGGCTTCAGTGATTTATCCCAGCGGCGAGATTCTGTTTAACGGTGAAGATCTGCTGCGCGCCCGCGAGCAGCGTCTGCGGGGTATTCGCGGCAACCAGATCGCGATGATTTTTCAGGAGCCCATGGTGTCACTGAATCCGCTGCACACCGTGGAGAAGCAGCTGTATGAAGTGCTGTCACTGCATCGCGGGATGCGTCGTCCGGCCGCACGCGGTGAGATTCTCAGCGTGCTCGATCGGGTCGGTATCCGGCAGCCCGCCACCCGGCTCAATGATTTTCCCCACCAGCTTTCCGGCGGTGAACGCCAGCGGGTGATGATTGCCATGGCGCTGCTGACCGAGCCGCAGCTGCTGATTGCCGATGAGCCGACCACGGCACTGGATGTGACGGTTCAGGCCCAGATCCTGACGCTGCTGCGCGAACTGCAACGTGAGCTGAACATGGGCATGCTGTTCATCACGCATAACCTGAATATTGTGCGTCAGCTGGCAGATAATGTCAGCGTGATGCGCAACGGTCACATCGTGGAGCAGAATCGCTGCCAGACCCTGATGAACCAGCCGCAGCATCCTTACAGCCAGCAGTTGCTGGCTGCGGAACCGGAGGGAAAAGCCGTTCCGCTGCCCGCAGCGTCGCCCATTCTTCTTCGTGTCGGGCAGCTTCAGGTGAGCTTTACACAGCGGCGCGGGCTGTTCCGTCGCCAGAACAGTGAAAAGCGGGTGCTTTCCGGATTGAGTTTTAGCCTGCGGCGTGGCGAAAGTCTGGGCCTGGTGGGTGAGTCCGGCTCGGGTAAAAGCACCACCGGGCTGGCACTGCTGCGGCTGATTGCCTCACGCGGCGAGATCTGGTTTGACGGTCAGCCGCTGCATCAACTGTCGCGTCAGCAACTGTTGCCGCTGCGTCAGCGTATTCAGGTGGTGTTTCAGGACCCTAACTCCTCACTCAATCCGCGCATGACGGTGCAGCAGATTATTGCTGAGGGTCTGGCGGTACATCAGCCTGAACTCGACAGTGTGCAGCAGACGCAGCGGGTTATCGCCGTCATGGAGGAAGTGGGGCTTGAAGCGGAAAGTCGCCATCGTTATCCGGCCGAATTTTCTGGCGGTCAGCGACAGCGTATTGCTATTGCGCGGGCATTGATTCTGGAGCCGGAGTTGCTGGTGCTGGATGAACCGACTTCATCGCTGGATCGCACGGTGCAGAAGCAAATTCTGACGCTGTTACGCCGTTTGCAGCAGCAGCGGCAGCTCAGTTATCTGTTTATCAGTCACGACCTGGATGTGGTTCGCGCGCTGTGCCACCAGCTTATCGTGCTGTGCCAGGGAGAGGTCGTGGAACAGGGCGAGTGTGAAAGGCTGTTTGCTTCACCCGTGGCAGATTATACCCGCGAGCTACTGCAGTCGGCGCAGCTTAACCTCCAATAA
- the rsuA gene encoding 16S rRNA pseudouridine(516) synthase RsuA, whose translation MRLDKFISQQLEISRAIAHREIRGQRVTVNGEVVRDTAFKLLPDHEVVYDGNVLQMQTGPRYFMLNKPQGYVCSTDDPDHPTIIYFIEEPMSFKLHAAGRLDIDTTGLVLLTDDGQWSHRITSPRHHCEKTYRVTLESPVSDDTAAQFTAGVQLHNEKSLTKPAQLEVITPTDVRLTLSEGRYHQVKRMFAAVGNRVIELHRERIGDIVLDEDLEPGEYRALTEDEIASIGLPKELQTK comes from the coding sequence ATGCGACTCGACAAATTCATCTCTCAGCAACTGGAAATCAGCCGCGCCATCGCTCATCGCGAGATCCGTGGCCAGCGTGTCACCGTTAACGGGGAAGTTGTCCGCGATACCGCGTTCAAACTGCTGCCCGACCATGAAGTCGTCTATGACGGCAACGTACTGCAGATGCAGACCGGTCCCCGCTACTTTATGTTGAACAAACCGCAGGGTTATGTCTGCTCAACCGACGATCCCGATCATCCCACCATCATCTATTTCATCGAAGAGCCGATGTCATTCAAACTGCATGCGGCAGGGCGTCTGGATATCGACACCACCGGACTGGTTCTGCTGACAGATGATGGCCAGTGGTCACACCGCATTACCTCGCCACGTCATCACTGCGAGAAAACCTATCGGGTGACACTGGAATCGCCAGTCAGTGACGATACGGCCGCACAGTTTACAGCGGGCGTGCAGCTGCACAATGAGAAGAGCCTGACGAAACCGGCACAGCTGGAGGTGATTACCCCCACAGATGTGCGGCTGACACTGAGCGAAGGTCGTTACCACCAGGTGAAACGGATGTTTGCAGCCGTCGGCAATCGGGTCATTGAGCTGCATCGTGAACGCATCGGTGACATCGTGCTGGACGAGGATCTGGAACCGGGCGAATACCGTGCGCTGACAGAAGACGAGATCGCCAGTATTGGTCTGCCGAAAGAACTGCAGACAAAATAA
- a CDS encoding Bcr/CflA family multidrug efflux MFS transporter, producing the protein MRKEKNSPTGLVVILGLLAMLMPLSIDMYLPAMPQIAREFGVSAGSVQMSLNLYILGFAIGQLIYGPLADSYGRKPVIALGTLIFACAAAACALSQTIDQLILMRFLHGLSAAAASVVINALMRDSYSKEDFSRMMSFVMLITTIAPLLAPIIGGWLLVLWSWHAIFWALAGAALVTTVLVTTQIRETLKPEQRQRFHLRTTLGNFVTLFRHKRAFSYMLSSGFSFAGLFTFLNAGPFVYIELNHVSPQNFGYYFGLNVVFLFVLTLINSRAVRRFGPVAMFRLGLLIQFCMGIWLLVVSAFSLGFLPLVMGIAMFIGCVSMVSSNAMAVILDEFPHMAGTASSLAGTLRFGVGAFVGALLSLVSFNSAWPMVGTIALCATISLLLFFYASRPRTATR; encoded by the coding sequence GTGCGTAAGGAAAAGAACTCGCCAACAGGACTGGTCGTCATCCTCGGTCTGTTAGCCATGCTGATGCCGTTGTCGATTGACATGTATCTGCCTGCCATGCCGCAGATTGCGCGTGAGTTCGGGGTGTCAGCCGGTAGCGTGCAGATGTCGCTTAACCTCTACATCCTTGGCTTCGCGATTGGCCAGCTTATCTATGGTCCGCTGGCAGACAGCTATGGGCGTAAGCCGGTAATTGCACTCGGCACGCTGATCTTTGCCTGCGCCGCTGCGGCCTGTGCACTGTCACAGACCATCGATCAGCTGATTCTGATGCGCTTCCTGCACGGACTTTCTGCCGCCGCAGCCAGTGTGGTGATCAACGCGCTGATGCGTGACAGTTACTCGAAAGAGGACTTCTCGCGCATGATGTCCTTTGTGATGCTGATTACCACCATCGCGCCGCTGCTGGCGCCGATCATCGGTGGCTGGCTGCTGGTGCTCTGGAGCTGGCACGCAATTTTCTGGGCGCTCGCGGGTGCGGCATTAGTGACCACTGTGCTGGTAACCACACAAATCCGCGAAACCCTGAAGCCGGAGCAGCGACAGCGTTTTCATTTGCGCACCACGCTCGGCAACTTCGTGACGCTGTTTCGCCACAAACGGGCGTTCAGTTACATGCTGTCGAGCGGCTTCTCCTTTGCCGGGCTCTTTACTTTTCTCAATGCCGGCCCCTTTGTTTACATTGAGCTGAATCACGTCTCACCGCAAAACTTTGGCTACTACTTTGGTCTCAACGTGGTGTTTCTGTTTGTCCTGACGCTGATTAACAGCCGTGCCGTGCGCCGCTTTGGCCCGGTGGCGATGTTCCGGCTGGGGCTGCTGATACAGTTCTGCATGGGCATCTGGTTGCTGGTTGTCAGCGCCTTCAGCCTCGGCTTTTTGCCGCTGGTGATGGGAATCGCGATGTTTATCGGCTGCGTGTCGATGGTCTCATCGAATGCGATGGCGGTGATCCTGGATGAGTTTCCGCATATGGCCGGAACGGCATCCTCTCTGGCGGGCACGCTGCGTTTTGGCGTGGGTGCTTTTGTCGGTGCACTGCTGTCGCTGGTGAGTTTCAACAGCGCCTGGCCGATGGTCGGCACAATTGCCCTGTGCGCGACAATTTCTCTGCTGCTCTTCTTCTACGCTTCACGTCCCCGCACTGCGACCCGTTAA
- a CDS encoding phosphatase PAP2 family protein has translation MRVTRLITILLLNALGIVLFLSWYLPPEHGFWFGIDKSVFFGFNNQMGTHPLFALIVAITNFRGFDAVSLLAMGLLYLSIWRQETPEARRRMLAIGITMLLTAVVLNQLGHLLPVKHSSPTRFFDHVYRVSELTGIPAKDASKDSFPGDHGMMLIIFACFIWRYFGFSRFIVAAAIVVIFSLPRVMAGAHWFTDIAVGSLSVVLVGLSWWLLTPASDVLVNWFYRKLPGKYKPVM, from the coding sequence ATGCGCGTAACCCGCCTTATTACTATCCTGCTGCTCAATGCACTGGGCATAGTGCTGTTTCTTTCCTGGTATTTGCCGCCTGAACACGGTTTCTGGTTTGGCATCGATAAATCTGTTTTCTTTGGCTTCAATAATCAGATGGGCACTCATCCGCTCTTCGCGCTGATCGTCGCTATCACCAATTTTCGTGGTTTTGATGCGGTATCCCTGCTGGCGATGGGTCTGCTTTATCTGTCGATCTGGCGGCAGGAAACGCCAGAGGCCAGGCGTCGGATGCTGGCCATTGGTATCACCATGTTGTTAACCGCCGTGGTGCTTAATCAGCTGGGCCATTTATTGCCCGTGAAACACTCGAGTCCGACGCGATTCTTTGATCACGTTTATCGCGTCAGTGAATTAACCGGTATTCCCGCTAAAGATGCCTCAAAAGACAGTTTCCCTGGGGACCACGGTATGATGCTGATCATCTTCGCCTGCTTTATCTGGCGTTATTTTGGTTTCAGCCGTTTTATCGTTGCCGCCGCTATTGTGGTGATATTTTCACTGCCGCGCGTCATGGCGGGCGCGCACTGGTTTACCGATATTGCCGTCGGTTCACTGTCGGTCGTTTTAGTCGGACTGAGCTGGTGGCTATTAACACCAGCGAGTGACGTATTGGTTAACTGGTTTTATCGCAAATTACCGGGTAAATATAAGCCCGTGATGTAA
- the mepS gene encoding bifunctional murein DD-endopeptidase/murein LD-carboxypeptidase produces the protein MVKSQPILRYIMRIVPALALATLLSACSSTHSSQNANNENHEVNNHNGFLLQASQDEFEEMVRNVDVKSRIMEQYAVWKGVRYRLGGDTKRGIDCSAFVQRTFRDQFGLELPRSTSEQQDTGKEITRSKLRPGDLVMFRAGSTGRHVGIYLGNDNFVHASTSSGVMISSLNDDYWKKRYREGRRVLSRNPT, from the coding sequence ATGGTCAAGTCTCAACCAATACTGAGATATATAATGCGGATCGTGCCCGCATTGGCGCTAGCCACACTCCTCTCAGCTTGTAGCAGTACCCATAGCAGTCAAAACGCGAATAACGAGAATCATGAAGTTAACAACCACAATGGTTTTTTACTTCAGGCGTCTCAGGATGAGTTTGAAGAAATGGTGCGTAACGTCGATGTTAAGTCGCGCATCATGGAACAATACGCCGTCTGGAAAGGTGTGCGCTATCGCCTCGGTGGCGATACCAAACGCGGGATCGATTGTTCCGCCTTTGTACAACGCACCTTCCGCGATCAGTTTGGCTTAGAATTACCTCGTTCTACCTCTGAGCAACAAGACACAGGCAAAGAGATCACCCGCAGTAAATTACGCCCTGGCGATCTGGTGATGTTCCGTGCCGGTTCAACGGGCCGCCACGTGGGCATTTACCTGGGTAACGATAACTTTGTTCATGCATCTACCAGCAGTGGCGTGATGATCTCCAGTCTCAATGATGACTACTGGAAAAAGCGTTACCGTGAAGGGCGTCGTGTATTAAGTCGTAACCCGACCTGA
- a CDS encoding cyclic di-GMP phosphodiesterase, which produces MPLSGALRRRDTTPRRIACSSAMAGGLFFLLFAVLSFHQTWQKRERQHQQLLENSRTALQQTLSTLINSTLTPLLPFTHTACHNIDRELTSRAAFAGNLRAILLVDNGTAFCSSATGSFSLPLNVIAPHSDISRDTDLQLMPGTPLQPNKPVLALWIKNPGSLQSGVFATLNITLAPYQLLASRRPEITGMALMAQRSALTSWQSGLIENKNLPTPLHQQALTGYPLQFVVYGSTLAVSDYQTILLSGLLLSLLFAGGWWLLLSVYQRPGRELIRAMKRGEFHVEYQPLVTSHDGQPYGMEALLRWTHPTKGPVPPDVFIHFAESQNLIIPLTRHLFQLVSRDAHLLCHTIPRHASLSLNISPLHLADSGFRQDVLHWLDTMPAGHFNYVFEITERAMVRDENVGELFDWLHQQQIHIAIDDFGTGHSALIYLERYDFDYLKIDRGFVQSIGTDTLTSPVLDSVLQLAKKLNLKSVAEGVETGEQATWLINRGVTHLQGYIFSRPLRPETLIDYFRRHKA; this is translated from the coding sequence ATGCCATTGTCGGGGGCACTACGGCGCCGTGACACTACTCCTCGCCGTATCGCATGCAGTAGCGCGATGGCTGGCGGCTTATTCTTTCTTTTGTTCGCCGTACTCTCTTTTCACCAGACCTGGCAGAAGCGCGAACGGCAGCATCAGCAACTGCTGGAGAACAGTCGCACGGCATTGCAGCAAACGCTCTCCACTTTGATTAACAGCACTCTCACTCCCCTGCTTCCGTTTACCCACACTGCCTGCCATAACATAGATCGTGAACTGACCTCACGCGCCGCCTTTGCCGGAAACCTTCGCGCCATTCTGCTGGTTGATAACGGTACAGCCTTTTGCTCGTCAGCGACCGGCAGTTTTAGTCTGCCACTTAATGTGATTGCGCCGCACAGTGACATTTCTCGCGATACCGACCTGCAACTGATGCCAGGCACGCCGTTGCAGCCGAATAAACCGGTGCTGGCCTTGTGGATCAAAAATCCAGGCAGCCTGCAGTCAGGCGTTTTCGCGACGCTCAATATCACTCTCGCGCCTTATCAGCTGCTGGCGTCCCGGCGACCGGAAATCACCGGCATGGCACTCATGGCACAGCGCAGCGCCTTAACCAGCTGGCAGTCCGGCCTCATTGAGAATAAAAACCTGCCGACGCCCCTGCACCAGCAGGCGCTGACAGGGTATCCGCTCCAGTTTGTCGTGTACGGCTCTACTCTGGCAGTCAGCGACTATCAAACTATCCTGCTAAGTGGCCTGTTGCTGTCGCTGCTGTTTGCAGGGGGATGGTGGCTACTGTTGTCGGTGTATCAGCGTCCCGGCAGAGAGCTGATTCGGGCCATGAAACGCGGCGAGTTTCACGTTGAGTATCAGCCGCTGGTGACGTCTCATGATGGCCAGCCTTATGGTATGGAAGCATTATTACGCTGGACTCACCCGACGAAAGGCCCGGTTCCGCCCGATGTCTTTATTCATTTTGCAGAATCACAGAATCTGATTATTCCGCTGACGCGGCATCTGTTTCAGCTGGTTTCCCGTGATGCACATCTGCTGTGTCATACCATTCCCCGTCATGCCAGCCTGAGTCTCAACATTTCGCCCCTGCATCTGGCTGACAGTGGTTTCCGTCAGGATGTGCTGCACTGGCTTGATACCATGCCTGCGGGACACTTTAACTATGTGTTTGAGATTACTGAGCGAGCCATGGTGCGGGATGAAAACGTCGGAGAACTGTTTGACTGGCTGCATCAGCAGCAGATTCATATTGCTATTGATGATTTTGGTACCGGGCATAGCGCGTTAATCTATCTGGAACGTTATGACTTTGATTACCTCAAAATCGATCGCGGTTTTGTTCAGAGCATCGGTACAGACACCCTGACCTCACCGGTTCTGGATTCCGTGTTGCAACTGGCGAAGAAACTCAACTTAAAGAGTGTGGCCGAAGGCGTTGAGACCGGTGAGCAGGCCACCTGGTTAATTAATCGTGGTGTAACGCATTTGCAGGGTTATATCTTTAGCCGTCCGTTACGGCCAGAAACGCTGATAGACTATTTCCGTCGTCATAAGGCCTGA
- a CDS encoding extracellular solute-binding protein, with protein MLFRFGLILLCGLLSAQLLAASVQQSYAFTQAGEAKYPPGFSHYDYANPSAPKGGSITLAVIGTYDNFNRYASRGNPGINTGSLYDGLYTSSDDEPGSYYPLIAESARYASDFSWIEIQMNPHARFQDGTPITARDVAFTFEKFMTEGVPQFRVAYRGVSVKALNDLKVRIEAQKPDKDLLLGLLTLPVIAESFWHDKKFNEPLSAPPLSSGPYRIIRWKLGQFIEFSRVKDYWAADLPVNRGRFNFDRMRYDYYLDDNVAFEAFKAGAFDWREETSAKKWATQYRGRHFDDGSIVKETMPNDAAIDTRWLAFNNEKPLFQDRRVRQAISLMFDFEWMNKALYYGAWHRASSYFQNTEYAASGVPDAQQRALLEPWRAQLPPELFSQPYQPQKTDGSGYDRASLLTAFDLLKQAGWQIKNRRLVNDKTGQPFTAELLLRSGSDIDWALPLQHNLSRLGITLNLRQIDSSQYLRRKREGDYDMIATAYSAMPIPTSSLQILWHSDYINSSWNSARVKDPIVDHFVKQIVAHQDDPAELRPLAQALDRVLLWNAYMIPMWYNAEQRLAYWDKFSHPARKPAYSTGLENWWYDTNKAGRLPASKR; from the coding sequence ATGCTGTTTCGCTTTGGACTCATACTGCTGTGTGGCCTGCTCAGCGCCCAGCTGCTGGCTGCCTCTGTCCAGCAAAGCTATGCATTCACCCAGGCTGGTGAAGCAAAATATCCGCCCGGTTTCAGCCATTACGACTATGCCAACCCCAGCGCGCCCAAAGGGGGCAGCATCACCCTGGCGGTGATCGGTACCTATGACAACTTCAATCGCTATGCCTCACGCGGCAATCCAGGCATTAACACCGGCTCGCTTTATGACGGGCTTTACACCAGTTCAGACGATGAACCCGGCAGCTATTATCCGCTGATTGCCGAGTCGGCGCGCTATGCCAGCGATTTTTCGTGGATCGAGATCCAGATGAATCCCCACGCCCGCTTCCAGGATGGCACACCGATCACCGCCCGCGACGTGGCGTTCACCTTTGAAAAATTCATGACTGAGGGCGTGCCCCAGTTCCGCGTCGCCTACCGTGGCGTTAGCGTAAAAGCGCTGAACGACCTCAAAGTGCGTATAGAAGCACAGAAGCCGGATAAAGACCTGCTGCTTGGATTACTGACGCTGCCGGTGATCGCCGAGTCATTCTGGCACGATAAAAAGTTTAATGAACCGTTAAGCGCACCGCCGTTGTCGAGCGGACCCTATCGCATTATCCGCTGGAAGCTGGGCCAGTTTATTGAGTTCAGCCGGGTAAAAGATTACTGGGCCGCCGATCTGCCGGTAAACCGCGGACGTTTTAATTTTGATCGCATGCGCTATGACTACTATCTGGATGACAATGTGGCGTTTGAGGCCTTTAAGGCTGGCGCTTTCGACTGGCGTGAAGAGACTTCGGCGAAGAAATGGGCCACCCAGTATCGCGGCCGCCATTTCGACGATGGCAGCATCGTCAAAGAGACTATGCCCAATGACGCTGCTATTGATACCCGCTGGCTGGCATTTAACAATGAAAAACCGCTGTTTCAGGATCGACGCGTGCGTCAGGCTATCTCACTGATGTTCGATTTCGAGTGGATGAACAAAGCGCTTTACTACGGAGCCTGGCATCGCGCCAGCAGCTATTTCCAGAACACGGAGTATGCTGCCAGTGGTGTGCCGGATGCACAGCAACGGGCGCTGCTTGAACCCTGGCGCGCACAACTGCCGCCAGAGCTGTTCAGCCAGCCCTATCAGCCACAAAAAACGGATGGCAGCGGCTATGACCGCGCCAGTCTGTTAACCGCATTTGACCTGTTAAAACAGGCGGGCTGGCAGATTAAAAATCGCCGCCTGGTCAATGATAAAACCGGTCAGCCGTTCACCGCAGAGTTGCTGTTACGCAGCGGTTCTGACATCGACTGGGCACTCCCGCTGCAGCACAATCTTTCGCGGCTTGGCATTACGCTGAATCTGCGGCAGATCGACAGCTCGCAGTATCTGCGGCGCAAACGGGAAGGTGACTACGATATGATTGCCACCGCCTATTCAGCGATGCCCATCCCGACGTCCAGCCTGCAGATCCTCTGGCACTCCGACTACATCAATTCGTCGTGGAACAGTGCGCGGGTTAAAGATCCGATAGTGGATCACTTTGTGAAACAGATTGTGGCGCATCAGGACGATCCTGCTGAACTTCGTCCGCTGGCACAGGCGCTGGATCGGGTGCTGCTGTGGAATGCCTATATGATCCCAATGTGGTACAACGCTGAACAGCGGCTGGCATACTGGGATAAGTTTTCTCACCCTGCACGCAAGCCCGCCTACAGTACAGGGCTGGAAAACTGGTGGTACGACACAAACAAAGCCGGACGCCTGCCGGCCAGTAAACGCTAA
- a CDS encoding ABC transporter permease — translation MTLSPLNQQRWQRFRHNRRGYWSLWIFLIIFLLSLGAELIANDKPLLVHYQQRWTVPLLFDYSETDYGGVLATAADYQDPWLRQRIRQNGWALWAPIRFSDGTINFATQVPFPSPPSAQNWLGTDANGGDVLARLLYGTRISLLFGLLLTLLSSVIGIVVGAVQGYFGGRIDLIGQRMIEVWSGMPALFLLILLSSVIQPGFWWLLLVTVAFGWMSLVSVVRAEFLRTRNFDYIRAAQALGVSDGRIMLRHMLPNAMVATLTFLPFILCGSITTLTSLDFLGFGLPLGSPSLGELLLQGKNNLQAPWLGLAGFFTLAILLSLLIFIGEAVRDAFDPGKGA, via the coding sequence ATGACGCTCTCACCGCTGAATCAGCAGCGCTGGCAGCGCTTTCGTCACAACCGACGCGGCTACTGGTCGCTCTGGATCTTTCTGATCATTTTTCTGCTGTCGCTGGGTGCTGAACTGATCGCGAATGACAAGCCGTTGCTGGTGCATTACCAGCAGCGCTGGACGGTGCCGCTGCTGTTTGACTACAGCGAAACCGACTATGGCGGTGTACTGGCGACAGCGGCGGATTATCAGGATCCCTGGCTGCGGCAGCGCATCAGGCAGAATGGCTGGGCGCTGTGGGCACCGATTCGTTTCAGCGACGGAACCATTAATTTTGCTACTCAGGTGCCCTTCCCTTCTCCGCCCTCTGCGCAGAACTGGCTCGGCACGGACGCCAACGGCGGCGACGTACTGGCTCGGCTGCTCTATGGCACACGTATCTCTCTGCTGTTCGGTCTGCTGCTGACGCTTCTCTCCAGCGTCATCGGGATTGTGGTCGGCGCGGTGCAGGGCTATTTCGGCGGCAGAATTGACCTGATTGGGCAGCGGATGATTGAAGTCTGGTCTGGCATGCCCGCGCTGTTTCTGCTGATTCTTCTCTCCAGCGTGATTCAGCCTGGCTTCTGGTGGCTGTTGCTGGTCACCGTGGCGTTTGGCTGGATGAGTCTGGTAAGTGTTGTCAGGGCAGAGTTTCTCCGTACCCGAAATTTTGATTACATTCGTGCCGCGCAGGCGCTGGGCGTCAGCGATGGCCGGATTATGTTGCGCCATATGCTGCCTAACGCGATGGTAGCCACACTGACCTTTCTGCCGTTTATTTTGTGCGGATCGATTACCACGCTGACCTCACTCGACTTTCTGGGCTTCGGCCTGCCGCTGGGTTCGCCCTCGCTGGGCGAGTTACTGCTGCAGGGCAAAAACAACCTGCAGGCTCCCTGGTTGGGTCTGGCAGGCTTTTTCACGCTGGCGATCCTGCTTTCGCTGCTGATTTTTATCGGCGAAGCGGTGCGCGACGCCTTTGATCCGGGCAAAGGAGCCTGA